A region of the Epinephelus fuscoguttatus linkage group LG22, E.fuscoguttatus.final_Chr_v1 genome:
CAATGCCAGTGTCTCTTAAAGTTTCTTTACGCTTCTGCGTATACTCGAAGTACGCAGTTGCTCCACAGTTGCTGTGTGCCTATCATAGTTCTGCGTCCTGTTGGTCTACATCGCTATGCAATTTCCTGCCAAAGCACTTGGGGGCGTGGTGTTCTTTTATATACCTACCTAGACTCCGTGACGTCTATGGTCGTTGCTCGTTCATTGTTTATCTTCTGGCTTTGCTCTAGTCACAGTCAAGATGGCGACcgagagagaaagactgttgCTGGAGCTCGAAATGATAAACACCGAACAACAAATGCTCTTATTACAAATGTTATGATGACGACGAAGAGAGAGGCGACTGCGCCAATGGTCTGTATGCCCACTGAATGGCTCAAGGCGGTGTTGTGGTACTGCAGCAGGAAATGAAACCTTGCGAAATGCTGGAAATTATGTAGTTTGAAGGACCAATCATAGCTCTTGCGGCCTGTGTTGGGTCGGCATTGCCTCCACGTGTGGTTACAATTTTTTTGGGAGGTGCACATCGCGTCTCTGCATCAGATGGGCAGAAGCATAAACCTTGCTTTACTTTGTATCCAATCCATACATGTTATTTTCTCAGCCACTGGAGGAGTATCACGTCAAGTTAATTTAACTGCTAATGGAAGACAGTAGCACAGCTATCCAGGATTAGCCTACAGCTAAGATAATACCCAGAGCCGGCCCTTAAGCAAAAGACCatttcacaatgtttgtttacaataattTTTGGGTAGAAAACCCCCACATCAGGTACATAAAATGAAACGTGAAAATTTCGTGCCATTTTTGCCAACAAATAGTGAGAAAACACTAAGATCAGAGACGAGCAAAATGGACGATTCAGGTAAGCCAAGCAAGTCATTATCTCTCCCATTGCTTGCTAGCCTGTAGCCATGGATGGCTTCCATTTAGGGATGCAGggtattggattttttgctgatatccaataTGCTGATATATTACAACTTATTTAGCTGATGACCAATACCAATATATCCACATTTTTCCCCACTTAATTTTGTGGTACCTGTACCGTTTGGACATCCAATGGAAGCAGTGGTCAGACATGTGCTGTGAAACGAGctggaacactttggtttctcactgctccatccagctcccgggcgaaaagtaaacagccaatatggcagctgccgaaggaccgcgtccattcactttagctttggaagaaacgctaagccaactacacttatctttttccttgagagaggaacacaagactgccctagaagcctttgtttccaggaaggacgtttttgccgttttgccgacgggatacggtaaaagcataatatatcagttagccccactgttcggcaaacaaatgggggtTAGTGCAATCAATACGTTACATTgatttttgctctgattggctatcgtgctatccaattgcgtgtgGTGGCATtcaatatgcctcagttagtgctgccccttgggtaggaagggtgtattgGTGACGGGttagggttaaaaaaaaagtttcctagGGTaaggtgattaaaaaaatactgtatttactgtagtAGTCTAGTCTCATTTTATTCCTTACAATGTGAGGGAGGGGGGCGAACCACATCCTGCTCCTGGCCCCCAAAAGTCTAGGGCTGGCCCTGATAATACCTTTGCAGGACGGTGATATCACAGCCAAATGGAGCCCTACAATGCACACAActctaacacacaaacacattgtaACCAGCAGCACCATGAGGACATTACAGATAGTCTCTAGGGGGAGAGGTCTGTGTATGGAGGGATAACAGAGCAGGGTTATCTTTGTACATGCAAATGATCAGGATGGCGTCTTTTCTGACATAGCTAccagtcattttttttgtcctcaaCACAACCTTAAAACATTATAGTGCATAGAATGCACCGCAGGCATTACCACATAGTAGCCTACATTCATAAATCTGATGGAGGGGACTGCTGCAGATGTgaggacagacacacagcaccAGCATGGTGCTATTTGGGTTATTTATAGGCACACGGATGATTTGGATCAAAAATAACTGCAAGCAAATCCAATCCTTTAATCAGGGAAACAGCCCATACAGATGAATCACACAGGCCTCTTACATTGCATAGAGAAGCGGTAAGATGTACCTACCATATGCACAGCGTTTGCAAAAATAAACGGCCTCTTCAGGCTCGTTTTATCCGCCACCACGACCACTGCGCTCCGCTGCATGCTGCTGCGTCTCTCCCTGCCTCCACAACCAGCTTTTACATGCAGAAAATATCACAGCCGTGGACCTTTGGCAATAACTGTAAGGGCATCTACAGCGTCTATCTATGCGCACAGGACGTCACTGTGATGTGCTGGGTGAGGGGTCTGCGCCGCTTTCAAGTGCAATCGGAAATATGGGAATCGAGGAGGATTAGCGCACAGGGATGAGGTTCAGCCGGGATTCATTCATGAGTGAGAGGTGAAATGCAACCTCAGAAAAATCAGTTACTTGTATTTGGATATCTAGAATTATATTTATACTGTTAAGTAATGGATTACACTGTTTCAAATGACGTTTCATGTCCAATTTAAACATGTTATTCTGCACATCATCATGTTTCCTTTGTCcttatgtgtatatatttggTTTTGTACTCAGTGGTGCCCTCAAAAGGGGGACATGGCCCCCCTGAAACAGCTGCCCTCCCTGGTGAAAAATAATTGGACGCCAatactgtctttaagaggctttGGTGTGCTATGTTATGTAAGCAAAACCAGACAGCCCAAGGCATttattggtaccaaccatgtcgtAAGTGCTTGATGTGAAGGGGGCTTACGAATGCTCTAAAGTGACATAGCCATTTTCAAatggtcccttgaactctcacctcaagatatctgaatgaaaatgggtccAATGGAGAACCACAACATATACACTGCTATAAACCAttgcaaaaaaatgttgttatGATCAGCTACAACAAGATGTAAAAACAATACTATACAATAGTACTTCATGTGGAGTTATCAAGAAAGTGGGGGTTTAGAGTCTAGCTTTTATATATTCCAGAGAAGGATTCCAGATTTAATTTATCCGAGGAGCAATTAATTGTGAATCTTAGTTTCTCAAGTTTGAGGAGTTGCATCACTTCCCTCAACCACTGAGTCCAGCTCAGAGGATAGGGGTTCTTCCAGTACCTCCGTGCTAATGAAGAAACAAATTTCATTACTCTGAGTTTAGACACCTGGGAACATTGTCAAGAGTTTGACTTTTGAGAAATGGAGGCGATGCAGCACCCTTAATTGAACGAGGCCATGCTGGGCCCAGATTAGGGCCATGTGGACCCCCTCAAGGGCTTTTACCCACTGCTCCACTTGCAAAGCCACCCCCAACTCCATCTCCTATATAGATCTCAAATATTCAAGTAATGGTTTAATGTAACTATGAAGTTGGAGGAATTTAAAGAAAAGAGACTGCGGTAAATTAGATTTAGTTCACCGAAGACTTGTCCATCATGGATGGGGAGAACAGGTGGCTGGGAGAGACTGAGGCAAGatggttatttttctttttaaggaaaGGATAAGTcgtttgaagaacaatgaagtGCTTAATATGTACGGATGAATAAATCATTAGAACGGGATTGTTGTGGGACTCAAAATGTTAGTGTAACAGGATCAGTCTATGCACTTCAGACAATTAGGAAATATGTGTTGTAAAAATCAGAAACCTTGGAAATCAGTTCACTACGTTTACTTCactactcacagtaaacaaaattttaacCAGGGGTGGCCAAACCTTTGCAACCTAACTTGAATTGTTCAGATTGTCAGAACTTTAAATTCTAGTTGGGACATTAAAGCGTACATCCCAAAATGTATTTGCACTCTTTATTGTGGCTGATGCTGCTCTACTGGCAAAATGACTGCATTTCCCAGCATCCCACAGCCTCAGTGGGGCTGGGCTACTCTCCTATAACAGGTAGGGCGGGTTCCTATTGTTTCCACAGGTGCTATGAAAAACTGAGAGACTCAGGAGGCTGTTAGTCAGTAGGAACAGGAAAAACGGATGACAGGAGGACACAGAGATAAAGAGAGGTAGAGGAGCCAGTGGATAAAAAGAACTGACGTGTGTGAAAGAACAGCAGGTGGATTGGAGAGGAACCTGGATTACACACAGGGAtctttttaaattctgttttatttgaaGGAAGTTCCTTTTTCCTTTCCTGCTGACCAGGACCTGTGCAGGAGGACAAAAAGGATGGGATGTGTgatcatgcttttttttcttactgtggGCCACAAACTGGGTCAACACCTGAGAAGGAGCTGAAAGGAGCAGCAGAGACTGAGGCCGTTTTGTCCTTCTGAAAGAGGACAGACTGAACTGACAGAGGGGAAGCTGAATTACAAAGAATAATCCCTTACTGAAATCAGGCACAGCTGATTGCTCCAGATTGCTGcgtctgttttttctttccactgTGTACGTACAGTTCAAATTTTAGACCATTTTGAATTCTATTTTGTAAACATGGGTGAGGTAAACAGGCTGTGACGTGCTTTCTTACCTTTGCACAGCACCATTAACATCTTCACAAACAAACTTTGCGTACCTTAAACTGGTTTTACAGGCTACATTTGGACTAACTACAGTCACGCTGCTGCAGGAAATCTAGCCTGACCAGCTGTAGCTTTGACTGGAAGGAAAACTGTTTCTTTATTAGATGAAACCTCTCAACTGAAATGCATTTTGGGACCAGTGGTCTTTCCTATGACACGGCCTTTACTCAAGCGTAAAGATACCCAAGCATCTTTAGGCCTCAAACAGTCCAAGTGATCTACAGTTGTCCACAGACTCCACTGTACCTCCACCATGCAGGCCCCAGGACCTGAGCATGATGACTCTTTTGATTTCCTGTTCAAGATCATCCTGATCGGGGACTCAAACGTGGGGAAGACCTGCGTGGTTCAGAATTTCAAGTCAGGGATTTTCTCAGAGAGGCAGCAGAACACCATCGGGGTGGACTTCACTGTGCGGACGGTGGACATCGAGGGGAAGAAAGTTAAGGTTGGCACTGGTGTGATTGAGTGTGTTGACGGACACACTGTAAAAGCATGAATATTGGGATGAGTGGAGCCTTTACTGTCGAAACCTGGCCTACCAGCAGGGGACTGTAGATTCAAGTCAAGGTTAGGCATTGGAAAGGGATAGAGAAGAATTTTAAGGTGTGAGAAGAGCAAACTATCGGCTTGCTCTCAGGTCCTGAAAAGCCTTAAAGCACTGAATTCAGTTTCCTAAAAGGCCTTATGAGGTATTAAGATGTATTAAATGATAAAGGCAGTAATGTCAGGTATAAACCCCCCTAATGGAATGATCATTTTAATtagttcatccatccattttatgTGGCTTATCTGGGTCGAGATCCCCTCGTTACACTATATTAGGAATTATTGTTGTATAACTTTGGGAAGTAGGGAAAATAATAATCCATCATGTAATTATCCATCAGCCCTGTACGACTGTGAAACAGGTGTTAAATTGCGTTCTATGCAGTATTCAAAAAGTCTTGAATTTAATAACCCTGCAGAAACCCTGATTGTGCCCCAGCTAAATGCCTCGATCCTTATCGCGGGTGTCGTAGAGCCAGCTGGCTCTGACAACGACAGGTGGTACAGCACAACACGGGGTACTACACAGGCCTTTTATGTGAAAGATATTTAATGAAAAGTACGCCACAAATCAGGAAAACACACCTCCTGTCAGATGtgatggactttttttttttttgaggtttAGGGATAAATGACACCACAGTGAGAGGCTGTCCTTTGGCTACAGTGTCAGTTAGACTGAGTCCAAAACCAGTCGGACCAGCTGCTCACATGAAGGACCTGTCCTTCAGGTTGTTCCGCTCGCGCTTTTGTGCAGACGAAAATAAACCTGGAATGACTTTCACCATGCTGTCATTAAGATAGAAAGGGAACTGAGTGATGTAGGTGGACAGTGATTGCTGAAGTTAGTCTGTACCCTGAGTACTTCCTCTAAAACCCTTCAAATGATCATCCATGTGCAAAGTGATTACCTGTATTGATCAATGGGTAGACACAGCCACTGCAGCACTCTTAATACTGTGGGTAGGGGTGCCTAGAATGATCAAATTAAGTCATTGCTACATCCAAATTTCCTACcattttgtatgtttctgtttgtatttgtgtcacTAAGGTTTACCTGGAGATTTGTCATAGCCAGGGGGGAGGAGCAGTGTGTGtctcaacacacaaacacacctacaCCAACTGTACTGTTCTGTTGACAAGGCAGTTAGATGACTGCAAGATAAACAGTCATGGCATGCCGTCTTACCTCAAATTCGTTAAAGATACACTCTGCAAAATCATTGCATAGACTCATACAGATGTAAtacctctcagtcatcacttgtGGCCTACTAGAAGTGTGTGGAGCTGTGTTTATCTGCAAAGACTCTGCCTTCTGCCtgaatctttttcttttcttccttgaGTGGATTGGCAGCTGGGAAATTTAGAaaccaggtcgacaccttgagctttttgtcgcACTCCACAGGCCATTTCTAAACAGTGTTTTGTAGTGTAGCGtgctgtttatttctgctggggggccactgccattggggagtactgttgccatgactgcaacagtgtttgagtgggtgggacatgtcaggtggtatccacatgaatgccagaaccaaaggtttcccagcagaacaatgcattggaacaaaataatcacagttattcacttcacctgtcagtggtttcagtgttttggctgataggtgtcAGTCTTCTGGCTAAGAGAGTGACAGGAGACATAAGCAATGCTATTTGACTGTACCTTAGGAATATGAAGGTCTTTACACTGAATACCAAAAATGGCTGTGAGAGGATTTGGATCAATTGTTCTTCCACGTGTTTTGGAAAGGGCTTCAAAAACAGAGAACCAGTCACCCAGAATGTATTACTTGTACTTTTGTATCTGTTACAAGAATCGTCACCCGAGGGGTACGTCTTTGAGATTTTGACTTTAGATAGATGAAGTCTGTATGCAAACTTGAATCGAATCAGGCCATGTCTGGCACATACTGATGAGGTGTGCATTCTCGGGAATGTATCTGACCGCTAGGCATCTGTAAATTGTAGGTTCAGATCAACCTGCCACAACTCTCTCAATGCAtcaagagatgtctgtaaagaTGAAAGTTTCAAATACATAATGGATATTGTGCCTTTGAGAGATAGAGCTGTTGGAAATAGAATATCTAGAGGCTGCTGTTCAGGGATTGATGGAAATGAACCTGTATGTTTACGAGCCCAATCTCGAACCTGCAAATATCTGTCCTCGGTATATGAAAAACACTAGCAATGTACATATCTTTAAATGAGACAATACCCTTCTCACGCAAGAAGGATTACAAAGTTAATAAGTTTCATtataaaaaaagggggaaactGATGATTTGCTCCACTTGCGgcatgtgattggttgtttttgttcaggctagatggattcttgcaaatgccattaagagcagcaggaggagccagaggaacatgattttttcagGGATTATCCATCTTATGCACTGCTCTTACGATATAGTTAGAGTttcaaaaaaaatatgaaattagTTTTATAGAGTAACCTACTGTAGTTGTAACTATTAATGGTTAAACTGCGATGATCCACTCCTCCCTTTCTATTCCAGAGGCATCACCAACAGTGTTTACAGGCAGGATGTCGGTATTTAATAGTCTAgaagcattttattttcccatttaatttgtttttatgtacGATGAATCACAATATAAGTCAGCATAAGGTTGTAAAAGTAACACAATGAAATGAATTGCTTGGTAAATTATCAGCAACTCAATCTAATACCTTTTTGTCAAAGTCAGCGAGTATCTCCTCACGGTCCGCTAGCTTTCcaacgtgtgtgtgttctgaAAAAATATTCAGTGTTCACACACAGCCCTGGCTCTGTAAATGGGAGACAAACAAAGTGTTGGATCATGCTACACAACACTATCGTGCTGTAGGGAAATCAcctggatgtataaagagaagtgGGATTAAGAGGGATGGTAAAATGGAGCTCCTCAAGGAGCACTGATGGGAGGGGTGTAGTTCTTTAGGTGTAGAGTTCAAGTGTCAACAATCTCCCTCCAGAATCTACatttaaaggttcagtatgCAATTCTAAAGAAAGACAGATAGATAGTAGACGGATGTTTTAAGgtgttttaatgatgttttaatGTTCGTCAAATACTGACAACTTTGCATTGGTAGTCGGACTGATCCACAGACCTAAAGTTGGTGTAtctgacaacctgggaatgataCTCAATAATCTATCTTTTTTTTAGGACGACATACTGCACGTCCTGTTATAAACAGTCAGggttatttattttcacaaacTATATTCAGAAATGTTCAGATGTGATTCACTATGCTGTGATTTGGTTTTAAAGTAGACATAGTTCAAACCATTAACACTGGCGCTAAAAATAGGTTGAGCAGGTGAGTTTAGATTGGTCGCCATGACAGTCGTTACTATGTTAACATGGTCTGTCAGATGCTCAGGGAGTATTCTGCAGAGACATAAAGAATCCAACACACTGTTTCccatgagtgagtgtgtgagtgtgtgtgtgttttattgtccaTGTCAGCCATACATCTAGTCACGTGTATTTAATCCATATAACTGTTAAAGCTGATTCCTTGTTCCCGTGTGTGTAACAGATGCAGGTGTGGGACACGGCAGGTCAGGAGAGGTTTCGCACGATCACCCAGAGCTACTATCGCAGCGCTCACGGTGCCATCATCGCCTATGACATCACGCGACACCCGACCTTTGACTCTGTGACTCACTGGATCAAAGAGGTGGAGCTCTACGGAGCGAGCAATGTAGTGCTGGTTCTTATAGGTGAGTGTGGATGTGACATGTTGGATGTACTCCTTTTgaacatttaaagggacagttcaacccaaaatcaaaaattcatatttttgctcttacatttattgttattaagcaatctagattgttttggtgtgagctgacgagtgttggaggtatcggccatagagatgtctgccttctctagaatataatggaactagatggcactcagcttgtggtgctgaaaGCACCAAAAGAAATCAGGACCTGTTTACCGAAGATAATCCACGGTctgtgttgtgagcagtttcgtgTAAGAACTATATTCTtgtaccgaactacacctgccaactgtatcacagtCCCTCAAGAATTGTgtggcctttttctttttgggtTTGGTGCGGCctgaaatgcctgatttcaTGGCAGCTTTTCGAAATATTTGCATtggttttagtcattttttgcaatgaaattgCGGGAtcaagtgaaaattgcaaatTTAGTTGGGTTGATGCTGTCTCAAATTCAGAGCCTAGCATATATTGCTCCAGGAGTTGGGTTTCTCTGTAGGCTGAGGCGGAAGTTAGCATGGCTCTGGTTCCCTCATCCAAACGTCGAGGATTTTCCAttgaattttggattattgctgaAAATAGGCTCTGTtgcaacaaacatttatgatatttacatggttttcagcgagataatcttcacaaattaaca
Encoded here:
- the LOC125883135 gene encoding ras-related protein Rab-19-like, which gives rise to MQAPGPEHDDSFDFLFKIILIGDSNVGKTCVVQNFKSGIFSERQQNTIGVDFTVRTVDIEGKKVKMQVWDTAGQERFRTITQSYYRSAHGAIIAYDITRHPTFDSVTHWIKEVELYGASNVVLVLIGNKCDLEQERQVLFEEACNLAKEKDILAALETSAKESQNVEEAFLMMAKELLSRNGLNVQPGDSDSSNTPRILLRSNSRPVNGAVAAYTPPEKKTCC